From a single Abyssisolibacter fermentans genomic region:
- a CDS encoding LytR/AlgR family response regulator transcription factor, which translates to MYRIAICDDNTHQVIIEEFLVEDFLKDSKLLCEITTFTSPLVLMEQLKSDKKLFNIIFLDIEMPEKSGLEIGEIIRQLNQDVLIIYITNYEKYSLAAYDNRPFHYLTKPINKKKFKEVLTNAIKYIDDRNSLNNIDRDKLLVNINKSLISIDQLTILYIEKLRNTCKIHCKSNEYIIYDTMNNLIEKLNQDFYRCHQGYIVNLINVYQYNNGSFIMSDNTVIRISQKKREEAKKKFMKKLRGMMK; encoded by the coding sequence ATGTACCGTATAGCTATATGTGATGATAATACTCATCAAGTTATTATAGAAGAATTTCTTGTGGAAGATTTTCTTAAGGATTCAAAATTATTATGTGAAATAACGACATTTACAAGTCCACTGGTATTAATGGAGCAGTTAAAAAGCGATAAAAAATTATTTAATATTATTTTTTTAGACATAGAGATGCCTGAAAAATCAGGTTTAGAAATTGGAGAAATCATACGACAATTGAATCAAGACGTTTTAATCATATATATCACCAATTATGAAAAATATTCTTTAGCTGCTTATGATAATAGACCTTTTCATTATTTAACAAAGCCAATTAATAAGAAAAAGTTTAAAGAAGTGTTGACCAATGCAATTAAATATATTGATGATAGAAATAGTCTTAATAACATTGATAGAGATAAATTGTTGGTGAATATAAATAAAAGCTTAATATCTATTGACCAATTAACTATTTTATATATTGAAAAATTGAGAAACACTTGTAAAATACATTGTAAATCCAATGAGTATATTATATATGATACTATGAATAATCTCATTGAGAAATTAAATCAGGATTTCTATCGCTGTCATCAAGGTTATATTGTTAACCTTATTAATGTATATCAGTATAATAATGGTTCTTTTATTATGAGTGATAACACAGTAATTCGAATTAGTCAAAAAAAACGTGAAGAAGCTAAAAAAAAGTTCATGAAAAAATTAAGGGGAATGATGAAATGA
- a CDS encoding sensor histidine kinase: MTIILPVGLDLFIFSEYLSIYHKKKYGWTIFLVLIGFISFSMDSFLHQLEGAALIQVILYIIIFFVISFLFEGSFLSKFFRWTGIVLLSSILNFVPVLLTYGVEGFNSEIYAAPIFIGGYIFSRILIYFVIIKIKKNKQILYFDINQYKTITIRIILAMCSGIIVYYLLIQSLLQKEMNNTSLILLLFFITSLFLILMNLFQDIYTKANEFIKKITLMTQNKIEYNYATALETKMEDLQKLRHDMRNHISMISYLANENNIEGLKMYLKELQVPLVATSIIHIHNQPELSALINSKYEIAMQNHIKVDIDVDLKNKLAIPLYDLSIIYGNVLDNAIEASLQISEQQREISLYTGMVNDYLIIDCINCFEKRNLQYKKGQYLTSKKDSSLHGKGLKIIEEIVESYDGDVTVEIENNHFKVHITLNNNIPK, encoded by the coding sequence ATGACTATAATCCTACCTGTTGGACTAGATTTATTTATTTTTAGTGAATATTTATCTATTTATCATAAAAAAAAATATGGATGGACGATTTTCCTAGTATTGATTGGTTTTATATCTTTTTCTATGGACTCTTTTCTTCATCAATTAGAAGGTGCTGCATTAATTCAAGTTATTTTATATATTATTATATTTTTTGTTATATCTTTTTTGTTTGAAGGCAGCTTTCTATCGAAATTTTTTAGATGGACAGGCATAGTTTTATTATCGAGTATTTTGAATTTTGTTCCAGTATTATTAACCTATGGAGTAGAGGGATTCAATAGTGAGATTTATGCAGCTCCTATTTTTATCGGAGGTTATATTTTTTCGCGAATATTAATTTATTTTGTAATTATTAAAATAAAAAAAAATAAACAAATATTATATTTTGATATTAATCAATACAAAACGATAACAATAAGAATAATATTGGCAATGTGCAGTGGAATCATTGTGTACTACCTATTGATTCAATCGTTGTTACAAAAAGAGATGAATAATACGAGTTTGATATTATTACTGTTCTTTATTACATCTTTATTTTTGATTTTAATGAATTTGTTTCAAGATATTTACACAAAAGCTAATGAATTTATTAAGAAAATTACTTTAATGACTCAAAACAAAATAGAATATAACTATGCTACAGCATTAGAGACAAAGATGGAAGATTTACAAAAGTTGAGACACGATATGAGAAATCATATTTCCATGATTTCTTACTTAGCTAATGAAAACAATATAGAAGGATTAAAAATGTATTTGAAAGAATTACAAGTTCCATTGGTAGCTACTTCTATTATACACATACATAATCAGCCCGAACTGTCCGCGTTGATAAATTCTAAATATGAAATAGCAATGCAAAATCATATAAAAGTTGATATAGATGTTGATTTAAAGAATAAGCTAGCAATTCCATTGTATGATTTGAGTATCATTTATGGAAACGTACTAGACAATGCAATAGAAGCATCTTTGCAAATAAGCGAACAACAGAGAGAAATTTCATTATATACAGGCATGGTTAATGATTATCTAATTATTGACTGTATTAATTGCTTTGAAAAGAGAAATTTACAATACAAAAAGGGTCAATATCTAACATCAAAAAAAGATAGTTCTCTTCATGGCAAAGGTCTTAAAATTATAGAAGAAATAGTAGAATCTTATGATGGAGATGTAACAGTTGAAATAGAGAACAACCATTTCAAAGTTCATATTACTTTAAACAATAACATACCGAAATAA
- a CDS encoding MFS transporter: MFKGPEKISKTQLIYFIIIALSALGLGFSHNVISNYFKDAYQITAYQRGLIEFPRELPGVLVIFIIAALSLFSDFRIAIVAQLLSIIGIGVLGFFTPPFTIMLIFIFINSSGMHLFMPVKDSIGMSLIKDENIGKRMGQYKGVSITFTMLAGILVFIGFRVGFFSFTSKVKWIFIISASIFAIVLILLFVIEKLIGQPIKSKKFNFVFRKEYKYYYTLVVMWGVQKQIMIVYGPWVLIDILNKKTDTLAVLGIIGSFIGIFFMPAVGRWIDRFGIKKLLYADALSFIFVYFVYGLLSAGFSSGALATIGIPVFLAYILFIFDRMSTQMGMIRTIYLRSIAVKTSDITPTLSLGLSLDHAVSIICAYLGGIVWSLWGPQYIFFLAASLSLVNLYVASKVKEDKITKLRSNT, translated from the coding sequence ATGTTTAAAGGACCTGAAAAAATAAGTAAAACTCAACTAATTTATTTTATTATTATTGCCTTAAGTGCACTTGGTTTAGGATTTAGCCACAATGTTATATCTAATTATTTCAAAGATGCTTATCAAATTACAGCTTATCAACGCGGACTTATTGAATTTCCAAGGGAACTTCCTGGGGTGCTTGTTATATTTATTATTGCTGCATTATCATTATTTTCAGATTTTCGTATTGCCATTGTAGCACAATTATTAAGCATAATAGGTATAGGAGTGTTAGGATTTTTTACTCCTCCATTTACAATTATGCTTATTTTCATTTTTATTAATTCTTCGGGAATGCATTTGTTTATGCCGGTAAAAGACAGCATAGGTATGTCACTAATTAAGGATGAGAACATTGGCAAAAGAATGGGACAATATAAGGGCGTATCAATTACATTTACTATGTTAGCTGGAATATTAGTTTTTATTGGTTTTAGGGTTGGATTTTTTAGCTTTACAAGCAAAGTTAAATGGATATTTATTATATCCGCATCTATATTTGCAATTGTACTCATTCTACTTTTTGTTATAGAAAAACTAATTGGACAACCCATAAAAAGTAAGAAGTTCAATTTTGTTTTCAGAAAAGAATATAAGTATTATTATACTTTAGTAGTCATGTGGGGTGTACAGAAGCAAATAATGATTGTATACGGACCTTGGGTACTTATTGATATATTAAATAAAAAGACTGACACCTTAGCAGTTTTAGGTATAATAGGTTCTTTTATAGGAATATTTTTTATGCCTGCTGTTGGGAGATGGATTGATAGATTTGGTATTAAAAAACTACTCTATGCAGATGCTTTATCTTTTATATTTGTATATTTTGTATATGGACTATTGAGTGCAGGATTTAGTTCAGGAGCATTAGCTACCATAGGCATTCCTGTATTTCTAGCTTATATCTTGTTCATATTTGATAGAATGTCTACTCAGATGGGTATGATAAGAACTATCTATTTACGTTCTATAGCTGTGAAAACCTCTGATATCACACCTACATTATCCTTAGGTCTTAGTTTAGATCATGCAGTTTCAATTATATGTGCTTACTTAGGAGGAATTGTTTGGAGCTTATGGGGTCCACAATATATATTCTTTTTGGCAGCATCTCTTTCTTTGGTTAACTTATATGTTGCTAGTAAAGTAAAAGAAGATAAAATAACTAAGTTAAGAAGTAATACATAG
- a CDS encoding ABC transporter ATP-binding protein — MMALFEVKNLSKSYKKNKALNNVSFDVKAGEIVALIGKNGAGKTTLLNCIAGNITPDKGKILYKEENLLCKNSRLNEFGILIQASFFNYLNAYDNLVLLMKASGIQDKNIIKNRVDSTLKLVGLEEKKKSYVKSFSFGQKQRLGLAQTLLHEPQFLILDEPFVGLDPLGKEMLKRVIVEKAKDKKTGVLFSSHDLDDVSDICDRVVMINNGKKVFDDVFLYKNTYTIVCQEMISKQIQSILMKDFQGKIKIINGDKIEFVEMNLLNEVLNILFNNQIKIADIQTRENSLYDFFKSEVQI; from the coding sequence ATGATGGCACTTTTTGAGGTGAAAAATTTATCTAAGAGTTATAAAAAAAATAAAGCATTGAATAATGTATCATTTGATGTGAAAGCTGGAGAAATTGTTGCATTAATTGGAAAGAATGGAGCTGGAAAAACCACACTTCTAAATTGTATAGCAGGAAATATTACTCCTGATAAAGGCAAAATCCTGTACAAAGAAGAGAATCTTTTATGTAAAAATTCTCGTTTGAACGAATTCGGCATACTTATACAAGCGAGTTTTTTTAATTATTTAAATGCTTACGATAATTTAGTGTTGTTAATGAAGGCATCCGGTATTCAAGATAAAAATATAATAAAGAATAGAGTGGATAGTACTTTAAAGTTGGTAGGTTTGGAAGAAAAAAAGAAGTCCTATGTAAAAAGTTTTTCTTTTGGTCAGAAACAACGTTTAGGTTTAGCTCAAACCTTACTTCATGAACCGCAATTTTTAATTTTGGATGAGCCATTTGTTGGACTAGATCCATTGGGAAAAGAGATGTTAAAGCGAGTTATTGTAGAGAAAGCAAAAGACAAAAAAACAGGGGTTTTATTTTCTAGTCATGATTTAGATGATGTTAGTGATATATGTGATAGAGTAGTTATGATTAATAATGGGAAAAAGGTATTTGACGATGTGTTTTTATACAAAAACACATATACTATAGTTTGCCAAGAAATGATTTCAAAACAAATACAGTCTATTCTGATGAAAGATTTTCAAGGAAAGATTAAAATTATTAATGGTGATAAAATTGAATTTGTTGAAATGAACTTACTTAATGAAGTTCTCAATATTCTT
- a CDS encoding S-layer homology domain-containing protein: MKKIIRGLLLVFFVMNFVTLQVNAENVQKHNEGHLIDGLVPEDSMYYNGHTYLAFKGNFTWYQAKTLCEDMGGYLVTLDTYDEQVAVTNLSTLGWTGACAFSGGNTRAWVWNSSGNTIGIMHEPEEGVEGDKFYFTPISDNIWDSSTNEPNSWKSPWDQNVAELNKRGLNSLRPSDSQGFICEFDKKYVFSVVDLNFDMNFCFELEDGFNKVWAEYPANYSDCLPKKVFSTFGKTNITPEYPNNKQEKYNFRGYSINKNTTPIWLNSHNALHMDNSNWYIRETALDKPVVILYAVWEKAESKPFELECFAASMFAYSKKLEKGKTVSETLNLQENLSWKDIDKDLPRFKGYGHVTMRDFINAVIGGYVVEDFVRYDNGSTFSVVYLKNCNDQGIIAYRGTEISMWQSIKADLLMGNGQLNVQFDHALDFYAKHNEDAPVITGHSLGGALASHVCITNDVPCYTINSAQGFSIPLTLIKKYGSKDEMNKVFSFCYNEISNLIDNYVTKTFLPDVDSFEDESVEIFSSYNFYYYQPKLHSYAHECDIISKPNRANVIFEILSGEKIDWLTAHNIDRMIAYDENTNRYSIVQTTREFPKKAHNYDGDMPSSWAYDAYAEAANKGLIIPEINVNYRGETSRVDFCRAAVNFIEKYYNKTIMDVLKERDLNLFTFKDTDDEAIRAAAALGITSGTDVVKKLFSPDASITREQAATMLVNILKTLEVNFDTKPVMWSDAQALSPWALDSVNAIYNAGVMKGTCETKLDFSPKLPYTHEQTIVTLNGLWNYLNIHN, from the coding sequence ATGAAAAAGATTATAAGAGGTTTGCTTTTAGTTTTTTTTGTTATGAATTTTGTAACATTACAGGTAAACGCTGAGAATGTGCAAAAGCATAATGAAGGACATCTCATTGATGGGCTAGTTCCTGAAGACAGCATGTATTATAATGGACATACCTATTTGGCTTTTAAAGGAAACTTCACTTGGTATCAGGCTAAAACTTTATGTGAAGATATGGGAGGATATCTTGTTACACTTGATACGTACGACGAACAGGTTGCAGTCACCAATCTTTCCACTCTTGGATGGACAGGGGCTTGTGCATTCTCGGGTGGTAATACTAGAGCGTGGGTTTGGAATTCTTCAGGTAATACTATTGGAATAATGCATGAACCTGAAGAAGGCGTGGAAGGTGATAAATTTTACTTTACTCCAATAAGCGATAATATATGGGATTCATCAACAAATGAGCCGAATTCATGGAAAAGCCCGTGGGATCAAAATGTAGCTGAATTAAACAAACGTGGACTAAATTCTTTAAGACCATCAGATTCCCAAGGCTTTATATGTGAATTTGATAAAAAGTACGTGTTTTCTGTTGTAGATCTTAATTTTGACATGAATTTCTGTTTTGAGCTTGAGGATGGATTCAATAAGGTTTGGGCAGAATATCCAGCTAATTATAGTGATTGTTTACCTAAAAAAGTTTTTTCTACTTTTGGTAAAACAAATATAACTCCTGAATACCCAAATAATAAACAAGAAAAATATAATTTTAGGGGATATTCAATAAATAAAAATACAACGCCTATATGGTTAAACAGTCACAACGCGCTACATATGGATAATTCTAATTGGTATATTAGAGAAACAGCTTTAGATAAACCTGTTGTTATACTATATGCTGTTTGGGAAAAAGCCGAATCTAAACCTTTTGAACTTGAGTGTTTTGCAGCAAGTATGTTTGCTTACTCTAAGAAATTGGAAAAGGGAAAAACTGTATCAGAAACATTGAACCTGCAAGAAAACCTTTCATGGAAAGACATAGACAAAGATTTACCTAGATTTAAGGGATATGGTCATGTCACAATGCGCGATTTTATAAATGCCGTGATAGGTGGATATGTTGTTGAAGATTTTGTGCGTTATGACAATGGTTCTACATTTTCAGTGGTTTATCTTAAAAATTGTAATGATCAGGGTATTATAGCATATCGGGGGACGGAAATATCTATGTGGCAAAGTATCAAGGCTGATTTGTTAATGGGGAACGGTCAACTTAATGTGCAGTTTGATCATGCTCTAGACTTTTATGCCAAGCATAATGAGGATGCCCCCGTAATTACAGGACACTCTTTAGGTGGAGCTTTAGCATCCCATGTCTGTATTACAAATGATGTTCCATGCTATACTATAAATAGTGCGCAAGGGTTTAGTATACCACTAACTCTAATAAAGAAATATGGAAGCAAAGATGAAATGAATAAGGTTTTCTCTTTTTGTTACAATGAAATTTCAAATTTAATTGATAATTATGTTACAAAAACATTTTTACCTGATGTTGATTCTTTTGAAGATGAATCAGTTGAAATATTTTCAAGTTATAATTTTTATTACTATCAACCTAAGTTGCACTCATATGCACACGAATGTGATATTATTTCAAAGCCTAACAGAGCTAATGTGATATTTGAAATTTTATCTGGTGAAAAGATTGACTGGTTAACTGCACATAATATTGATCGTATGATTGCATACGATGAAAATACAAATAGATACTCAATTGTGCAAACAACACGAGAATTTCCAAAAAAAGCGCATAATTATGATGGTGATATGCCGTCTTCGTGGGCATATGATGCATATGCAGAGGCAGCGAATAAAGGCTTAATAATACCTGAAATAAATGTAAATTATCGTGGTGAAACTAGTCGCGTAGATTTTTGTCGTGCCGCTGTAAATTTTATTGAAAAGTATTACAATAAAACAATTATGGATGTTTTAAAAGAAAGAGACCTCAACTTATTTACGTTTAAGGATACTGATGATGAGGCAATACGCGCGGCGGCAGCTTTGGGTATTACATCTGGTACAGACGTGGTTAAAAAACTGTTTAGTCCAGATGCTTCTATTACGAGAGAACAGGCGGCGACTATGCTTGTGAATATATTGAAAACTTTAGAAGTAAATTTTGACACTAAGCCAGTTATGTGGAGCGACGCACAGGCATTAAGCCCTTGGGCGTTAGATTCGGTGAATGCCATATACAACGCTGGAGTAATGAAAGGCACTTGTGAAACAAAGTTGGATTTTTCGCCAAAACTGCCATATACTCATGAACAAACAATCGTAACGTTGAATGGACTGTGGAATTATTTAAATATTCACAATTAA